Proteins encoded within one genomic window of Polypterus senegalus isolate Bchr_013 chromosome 6, ASM1683550v1, whole genome shotgun sequence:
- the LOC120531118 gene encoding calmodulin-binding transcription activator 1-like isoform X10: MDNELADNQFRMSILERLEQMERRMAEMTNPHQQVSGGEGSVGGSGNTSQAQCVTGPGQAGSSFESRVVVVCEKMMGRACWAKSKHLIHSKTFRGMTLLHLAAAQGYATLIQTLIKWRTKHADSIDLELEVDPLNVDHFSCTPLMWACALGHLETAVVLYKWDRRALSIPDSLGRMPLAIARSRGHTKLAECLEQLQREDQQPPHLPPTHQLPFSHGEEATTDSWISSWNNSGAIGAMEEQKDVSGMNNLNPDLRRPRSEPSNYYSTECQRDLPVAKKHKPNPEHFQSRPDKSMSVPLILEQQQLRKLNSSPKQTLATTLSSGKDLDHESTGDSTIFRGMGNISNSSSGLKWGAKDFYQQVQGGQTASLSRKSSGGILIGKDKLSYRLRQHEPISVLMSEGELLSYRENLENEDCLAHMEDLQVNMMTLAEQIIEATPDRIKRENFVSVDAIPLAERLDSAGVSNPMSWLASYLADVEHLPSLIHIRSFYTEPLTPSSNPSLSPASSPVSERGFDKPSFPSAADWTDFLTASNNKVERELAQLTLSDPEQRELYEAARLVQSAFRKYKGRSLREQQEVAAAVIQRCYRKYKQLTWIALKYALYKKMTQAAILIQSKFRSYHEQKKFQQSRRAAVLIQQYYRSYKEFGRLRPNRRSHKLNSLLTKKQDQAARKIMRFLRRCRHSPLMDHRLYKRSERIEKGQGT; the protein is encoded by the exons TGTGTTACTGGTCCTGGTCAGGCTGGCAGCTCCTTTGAAAGTCGAGTAGTAGTGGTTTGTGAAAAGATGATGGGCAGAGCTTGCTGGGCCAAATCCAAACACCTCATCCACTCCAAAACCTTCCGTGGTATGACTCTGCTTCACCTGGCGGCTGCTCAGGGCTATGCCACTTTGATCCAGACCCTCATCAAATGGCG CACGAAACATGCTGATAGCATTGACCTTGAGTTGGAAGTGGATCCTCTTAATGTAGATCACTTTTCTTGCACTCCACTG ATGTGGGCATGTGCACTAGGCCACTTGGAGACTGCAGTGGTTCTGTATAAATGGGACAGGCGGGCCCTGTCCATCCCTGACTCTTTGGGACGGATGCCTTTGGCAATTGCTCGCTCAAGAGGTCACACAAAGCTTGCTGAGTGCCTGGAACAGCTACAGCGGGAGGACCAGCAGCCCCCCCACCTTCCACCTACCCATCAGCTACCGTTTTCACATGGTGAAGAAGCCACAACTGACAGCTGGATTTCATCATGGAATAATAGTGGAGCTATTGGTGCCATGGAAGAGCAAAAGGATGTGAGTGGCATGAACAATCTGAATCCAG aTTTGAGGAGGCCAAGGTCTGAGCCATCCAATTACTATAGTACTGAATGTCAAAGGGACCTCCCAGTAGCCAAAAAACACAAACCTAACCCCGAACACTTCCAGTCCAGACCTGATAAGTCCATGTCTGTTCCATTGATCCTGGAACAGCAGCAGCTCCGGAAACTGAACAGCAGTCCAAAACAGACGCTGGCCACTACTCTCAGTTCTGGCAAAGATCTGGATCATGAAAGTACTGGGGACTCTACAATTTTTAGAGGAATGGGCAACATCAGCAATAGTTCTTCTGGACTGAAGTGGGGCGCAAAGGACTTTTACCAGCAGGTGCAAGGAGGGCAGACAGCCTCTTTGAGCAGAAAAAGTAGTGGAGGTATCCTTATTGGCAAAGACAAGCTGTCTTACAGGCTGCGACAGCATGAGCCCATCAGTGTCCTGATGTCAGAGGGTGAACTGTTATCCTACCGTGAAAACCTGGAAAATGAGGATTGCCTGGCACACATGGAGGACTTACAG gTAAATATGATGACACTGGCTGAGCAAATCATTGAAGCTACACCAGATAGAATAAAGCGTGAAAACTTTGTCTCAGTGGATGCTATCCCTTTGGCGGAAAGATTGGATAGTGCTGGTGTCAGTAACCCCATGAGCTGGCTGGCCAGTTACCTTGCTGACGTTGAGCACCTCCCAAGTCTTATTCATATTCG ATCCTTCTACACTGAACCTTTGACACCCTCCTCAAACCCCAGCCTCAGTCCAGCCAGTTCTCCTGTTAGTGAAAGGGGCTTTGATAAGCCCAGTTTTCCTTCTGCTGCAGACTGGACAGACTTCCTCACTGCCTCCAATAACAAAGTGGAGAGAGAACTGGCACAGCTGACTTTGTCTGATCCTGAACAAAGAGAGCTGTATGAAGCAGCCCGTCTTGTGCAGAGCGCATTTCGCAAATACAAG GGGCGATCGCTGAGGGAGCAACAAGAAGTAGCAGCTGCTGTCATTCAACGTTGCTACAGGAAATACAAGCAG CTTACATGGATAGCCTTGAAG TATGCACTTTATAAAAAGATGACGCAGGCCGCCATCCTTATCCAGAGTAAATTCCGCAGTTATCATGAGCAGAAGAAGTTTCAGCAGAGCCGACGGGCAGCTGTGCTTATTCAGCAATATTACCGCAGCTACAAAGAATTTGGAAGGCTACGGCCCAATCGGCGCAGTCACAAGCTTAA CAGTCTGCTCACAAAAAAACAGGACCAGGCTGCACGCAAAATTATGAGATTCCTGCGCCGTTGCCGTCATAG CCCTCTGATGGATCATAGACTGTACAAGCGG AGTGAAAGAATTGAAAAAGGCCAAGGAACTTGA